Proteins from a genomic interval of Gluconacetobacter diazotrophicus PA1 5:
- a CDS encoding DUF2474 domain-containing protein translates to MPPWTRRLGWMAVIWTASVLALGVFAMLMHLLMAAAGMAG, encoded by the coding sequence ATGCCGCCCTGGACGCGCCGCCTGGGCTGGATGGCCGTTATCTGGACCGCCAGCGTGCTGGCCCTGGGCGTGTTCGCCATGCTGATGCACCTGCTGATGGCGGCGGCCGGCATGGCGGGATAG
- the rpsI gene encoding 30S ribosomal protein S9: MSETQERTGTLADLKDVVASGQIAAGQEAPVYEPKRDAQGRSYATGRRKDAVARVWIKPGKGDITVNGRSVGTYFARPVLRMLITQPFLVADRYNQFDVYCTVTGGGLSGQAGAVRHGISRALTHYEPTLRGILKAAGFLTRDPRVVERKKYGRAKARRSFQFSKR, from the coding sequence ATGTCGGAAACCCAAGAGCGCACAGGCACGCTGGCCGATCTGAAGGACGTGGTCGCGTCCGGCCAGATCGCCGCTGGACAGGAAGCTCCGGTCTACGAGCCCAAGCGCGACGCGCAGGGCCGTTCCTACGCCACCGGCCGCCGCAAGGACGCCGTGGCCCGCGTCTGGATCAAGCCGGGCAAGGGCGACATCACCGTGAACGGCCGTTCGGTCGGGACCTATTTCGCGCGTCCCGTCCTGCGCATGCTGATCACCCAGCCCTTCCTGGTGGCTGACCGCTACAACCAGTTCGACGTGTATTGCACGGTGACGGGTGGTGGTCTGTCGGGCCAGGCCGGTGCGGTCCGTCACGGCATCAGCCGTGCCCTGACGCATTACGAGCCCACGCTGCGCGGCATCCTGAAGGCCGCCGGCTTCCTGACCCGCGATCCCCGCGTTGTCGAACGCAAGAAGTACGGCCGCGCCAAGGCCCGCCGTTCCTTCCAGTTCAGCAAGCGCTGA
- a CDS encoding multidrug effflux MFS transporter gives MMIKTSPFAMTAVLAILTAVGPISTDMYLPAFGAMTHALGGAHGDAEMTLAAWFLGLSVGQVTHGAIADHYGRRGPLLGGTLLYTIASVGCAVAGSMWAFSLWRFVAAFGAAASLVIPRAVIRDVVGGDGDAARMLGRMVLVMSIVPMLAPTLGGVIAEDWQWRGIFWIAAAYGACCVAMVYWLLPDTLTTELHMRFRLEQAVTGYVLILHDRVFRLHALEGGCATFTLFAFLGGAPRVFVAGYGLSPVQFGGIFILNAAGYAVGTNINGRLVPRLGAPRVLSGAAVALAVACGGMFAAALLHVGGGILQVGGITLCMAILGFLLPGAALGSVLPNGARAATASALYGTVVFFIGSFSTMLVGWLGTRGPASMTGLMLLGALMALACDWRRR, from the coding sequence ATGATGATCAAGACTTCGCCTTTTGCGATGACGGCCGTCCTTGCCATCCTGACGGCGGTCGGCCCGATTTCGACCGATATGTATCTTCCCGCCTTCGGGGCCATGACTCACGCCCTGGGCGGCGCGCATGGCGATGCCGAAATGACGCTGGCGGCCTGGTTCCTCGGCCTGTCGGTGGGGCAGGTCACCCATGGCGCGATCGCCGACCATTACGGGCGGCGCGGGCCGCTGCTGGGCGGCACCCTGCTTTATACCATCGCCTCGGTCGGCTGCGCGGTGGCGGGTTCGATGTGGGCATTTTCGCTCTGGCGGTTCGTCGCGGCGTTCGGGGCGGCCGCCAGCCTCGTGATCCCGCGCGCCGTCATCCGCGATGTGGTGGGGGGCGACGGCGACGCGGCGCGGATGCTGGGCCGGATGGTGCTGGTGATGAGCATCGTGCCGATGCTGGCACCGACCCTGGGCGGCGTGATTGCCGAGGACTGGCAGTGGCGCGGTATCTTCTGGATAGCGGCGGCATACGGCGCCTGCTGCGTGGCCATGGTCTACTGGCTGCTGCCCGATACGCTGACCACCGAACTGCATATGCGCTTTCGGCTGGAACAAGCGGTCACGGGCTATGTCCTGATCCTGCATGACCGCGTGTTCCGCCTGCACGCGCTGGAGGGCGGGTGCGCCACCTTCACCCTGTTCGCATTCCTGGGCGGTGCGCCACGGGTTTTCGTGGCGGGGTACGGGCTTTCGCCCGTGCAGTTCGGCGGCATCTTCATCCTGAACGCGGCGGGCTATGCCGTCGGCACCAACATCAACGGGCGGCTGGTGCCGCGGCTGGGCGCCCCCCGCGTGCTCAGCGGCGCGGCCGTGGCGCTGGCGGTGGCGTGCGGCGGCATGTTCGCGGCGGCCCTGCTGCATGTCGGGGGCGGGATCCTGCAGGTCGGCGGGATCACCCTGTGCATGGCCATCCTGGGCTTCCTGCTGCCGGGCGCGGCCCTGGGGTCGGTCCTGCCGAACGGGGCCAGGGCGGCGACGGCCTCGGCGCTGTATGGAACCGTGGTGTTCTTCATCGGCTCGTTCAGCACGATGCTGGTGGGCTGGCTGGGCACGCGCGGGCCCGCGTCGATGACGGGGCTGATGCTGCTGGGCGCCCTGATGGCCCTGGCCTGCGACTGGCGGCGGCGATAG